A single region of the Streptomyces caelestis genome encodes:
- a CDS encoding phage holin family protein, with product MMNFVVKTIANAGALAVAVWLLDKITLTGDSTGKKIGTLIIVALIFGLVNFLVKPVVKLLSLPLLILTLGLFTLVVNALMLLLTSWLADKLDLSFHVEGFWTAVLGGLIISVVSWALNVVLPDKD from the coding sequence ATGATGAATTTCGTAGTCAAGACGATCGCCAACGCGGGTGCCCTGGCGGTCGCCGTATGGCTGCTCGACAAGATCACCCTGACCGGTGACAGCACGGGCAAGAAGATCGGCACCCTGATCATCGTCGCGCTGATCTTCGGCCTGGTGAACTTCCTGGTCAAGCCGGTCGTCAAGCTCCTCAGCCTCCCGCTGCTGATCCTGACGCTCGGCCTGTTCACCCTGGTCGTCAACGCGCTGATGCTGCTGCTCACCTCGTGGCTGGCCGACAAGCTCGACCTCAGCTTCCACGTGGAGGGCTTCTGGACGGCCGTCCTGGGCGGCCTGATCATCTCGGTCGTCTCCTGGGCGCTGAACGTCGTCCTGCCCGACAAGGACTGA
- a CDS encoding low molecular weight protein-tyrosine-phosphatase — protein sequence MTYRVCFVCTGNICRSPIAEIVFRARVAEAGLGGLVEVDSAGTGGWHEGDGADPRTVAILEENGYATGHTARQFQSSWFSRLDLVVALDSGHLRALRRLAPTEQDAQKVRLLRSYDPAADGDLDVPDPYYGGAEGFEECLEMVEAASAGLLIAVREDLEGQAA from the coding sequence ATGACATACCGCGTCTGCTTCGTCTGCACGGGCAACATCTGCCGCTCCCCGATAGCCGAGATCGTCTTCCGCGCGCGTGTGGCGGAGGCCGGTCTCGGCGGGCTGGTCGAGGTCGACAGCGCCGGCACGGGCGGCTGGCACGAGGGCGACGGCGCCGACCCGCGCACGGTGGCGATCCTGGAGGAGAACGGCTACGCCACCGGCCACACGGCCCGGCAGTTCCAGTCGTCGTGGTTCTCCCGTCTCGACCTGGTCGTCGCCCTCGACTCCGGCCACCTCAGGGCGCTGCGCCGCCTCGCGCCCACGGAACAGGACGCGCAGAAGGTGCGTCTGCTGCGTTCGTACGACCCCGCCGCCGACGGCGACCTCGACGTACCGGACCCCTACTACGGGGGCGCCGAGGGCTTCGAGGAGTGCCTTGAGATGGTGGAGGCGGCGAGCGCCGGTCTGCTCATCGCAGTGCGTGAGGACCTGGAGGGACAGGCGGCATGA
- a CDS encoding cystathionine gamma-lyase, translated as MSESATDDAHRVTGGAGPATGAAGRMARDGDQAAAVAGEGTRAVRAGLPEPAKYEPTLPGPVFAAHYHLPGEPTGPYTYGRDENPTWTLLERAVGELEAPGQDGVETLVFASGMAAISAVLFSQLRAGDVCVLPDDGYQALPLVSAQLEAYGIEVRTAPTGGDAQLDVLDGAKLLWIETPSNPGLDVCDIRRLAEAAHARGALVAVDNTLATPLGQRPLELGADFAVASGTKQLTGHGDILLGYVVGRDREAMAAVRRWRKIVGAIPGPMEAWLAHRSIATLQMRVDRQSATALAVAEALRERPEVTGLRYPGLPGDPAHKIAAQQMRRFGCVVSFTLPTRARADRFLDALRLVDDATSFGGVRSTAERRGRWGGDAVPEGFIRLSVGAEDPQDLVADVLRALDTSAA; from the coding sequence ATGAGCGAATCCGCGACGGATGACGCGCATCGGGTGACGGGCGGCGCAGGTCCGGCGACGGGTGCCGCGGGCCGCATGGCGCGCGACGGCGACCAGGCGGCCGCGGTTGCCGGTGAGGGCACGCGCGCGGTGCGGGCCGGGCTGCCCGAGCCGGCCAAGTACGAGCCCACCCTGCCCGGACCGGTGTTCGCCGCCCACTACCACCTGCCGGGCGAGCCCACCGGCCCCTACACCTACGGCCGTGACGAGAACCCGACCTGGACGCTGCTGGAGCGCGCCGTAGGCGAGCTGGAGGCGCCCGGCCAGGACGGCGTGGAGACGCTCGTGTTCGCCTCCGGCATGGCCGCGATCTCGGCGGTCCTCTTCTCCCAGCTGCGCGCCGGGGACGTGTGCGTCCTGCCCGACGACGGCTACCAGGCGCTGCCCCTGGTGAGCGCCCAGCTGGAGGCGTACGGCATCGAGGTGCGCACCGCCCCCACCGGCGGTGACGCCCAGCTCGACGTCCTCGACGGCGCGAAGCTGCTGTGGATCGAGACCCCGTCGAACCCCGGGCTCGATGTGTGCGACATCAGGCGGCTCGCAGAGGCGGCGCACGCGCGTGGCGCCCTGGTAGCCGTGGACAACACCCTCGCGACACCGCTCGGCCAGCGCCCCCTGGAACTCGGCGCGGACTTCGCGGTGGCCAGCGGCACCAAGCAGCTCACCGGTCACGGCGACATCCTCCTGGGCTACGTCGTCGGCCGGGACCGCGAGGCCATGGCCGCCGTACGGCGCTGGCGCAAGATCGTCGGTGCCATTCCCGGGCCGATGGAGGCCTGGCTCGCGCACCGTTCCATCGCGACGCTCCAGATGCGGGTCGACCGGCAGAGCGCGACGGCCCTGGCGGTCGCCGAGGCGCTGCGCGAGCGGCCCGAGGTGACCGGGCTGCGCTACCCCGGACTTCCCGGCGACCCCGCGCACAAGATCGCCGCGCAGCAGATGCGGCGCTTCGGGTGTGTGGTGTCGTTCACGCTGCCCACGCGCGCGCGTGCCGACCGTTTTCTCGACGCCCTGCGGCTCGTGGACGACGCGACGAGCTTCGGCGGGGTGCGGTCCACGGCCGAACGGCGCGGACGCTGGGGCGGTGACGCGGTACCGGAGGGCTTCATCCGCCTGTCGGTCGGCGCCGAGGATCCGCAGGACCTGGTGGCCGATGTGCTGCGCGCGCTGGACACGTCGGCAGCCTGA
- a CDS encoding LysR family transcriptional regulator — MDLALLRTFVTVHRAGSFTRAAALLGLSQPAVTSQIRTLERQLGRPLFLRQARGVTPTSIGDELAHKAAPHLDALVEITETGLDDDSSLRTLHLAGPPEFTAERALPALTELTGEDGQGFALRASFGNAEETLEGLSAGHHDLAISTARPRGALLTATALCDEEHVLVAAPRWAEQIGAGQPDRKPEPALEQVPVVEVHESLPFVSRYWASVFDSRPAAPGTVVVPDLRAVLACAVAGAGLAVLPRYLCAAALERGDVVALHEPAVPPLRTYFLVVRTGTLAMPHIARAHEWLQRAAADWC; from the coding sequence GTGGATCTGGCCTTGCTACGGACCTTCGTGACCGTGCACCGGGCCGGCTCCTTCACCCGCGCCGCCGCCCTGCTCGGCCTCTCCCAGCCGGCCGTCACCTCCCAGATCCGCACGCTGGAGCGGCAGTTGGGCCGCCCCCTGTTCCTGCGGCAGGCCCGCGGCGTGACCCCGACCAGCATCGGGGACGAACTCGCCCACAAGGCCGCACCGCATCTCGACGCCCTTGTCGAGATAACCGAGACCGGCCTCGACGACGACTCCTCCTTACGGACGCTGCACCTCGCCGGACCTCCGGAGTTCACCGCGGAACGAGCCCTGCCCGCCCTCACGGAGCTGACCGGCGAGGACGGCCAGGGCTTCGCCCTGCGCGCCTCCTTCGGGAACGCCGAGGAAACGCTGGAAGGGCTTTCCGCCGGGCATCATGATCTGGCCATCAGCACGGCCCGCCCGCGGGGTGCCCTGCTCACGGCGACTGCGCTCTGCGACGAGGAACACGTCCTGGTCGCCGCCCCACGCTGGGCCGAACAGATCGGCGCCGGACAGCCCGACCGCAAGCCGGAACCGGCCCTGGAGCAGGTTCCCGTGGTGGAGGTGCACGAGTCGCTGCCCTTCGTCTCCCGCTACTGGGCCTCCGTCTTCGACTCGCGTCCGGCAGCCCCCGGCACCGTCGTCGTCCCCGACCTGCGTGCGGTTCTGGCCTGCGCGGTCGCGGGAGCGGGCCTGGCGGTGCTGCCGCGATATCTGTGCGCGGCGGCGTTGGAGCGGGGTGACGTCGTCGCCCTGCACGAGCCGGCGGTGCCGCCGCTGCGTACGTACTTCCTGGTGGTCCGCACCGGGACGCTTGCGATGCCCCATATCGCGCGGGCCCACGAGTGGTTGCAGCGGGCGGCGGCCGACTGGTGCTAG
- a CDS encoding NUDIX domain-containing protein → MTVRPVVKRTARAVLLDGDDLILIKRTKPGLDPYWLTPGGGVEPSDPTVVDALHREVYEELGAKITNVVPCFVDTVEHIGDDGGATGVKVQHFFVCRLESMDPSLRHGPEVDEPVGEYEIVRVPFTRVGIASVHLVPLSLRHYLDGNIEGVLAMHASDLG, encoded by the coding sequence ATGACCGTCCGACCTGTGGTCAAGCGCACCGCCCGTGCCGTTCTGCTGGACGGTGACGACCTGATCCTGATCAAGCGCACCAAGCCGGGCCTGGACCCCTACTGGCTCACTCCCGGCGGCGGGGTCGAGCCCAGCGACCCGACCGTTGTCGACGCCCTGCACCGCGAGGTGTACGAGGAGCTCGGCGCGAAGATCACCAACGTGGTGCCCTGCTTCGTGGACACCGTGGAGCACATTGGGGACGACGGCGGCGCGACCGGTGTGAAGGTGCAGCACTTCTTCGTCTGCCGCCTGGAGTCCATGGATCCCTCGCTCCGCCACGGCCCCGAGGTGGACGAGCCCGTCGGCGAGTACGAGATCGTGCGCGTGCCCTTCACCCGGGTCGGAATCGCCTCCGTCCATCTCGTGCCGTTGTCGCTGCGGCACTACCTGGACGGCAACATCGAGGGCGTACTCGCCATGCACGCCTCCGACCTGGGCTGA
- a CDS encoding globin domain-containing protein, whose translation MDAPTTTSADNGTSGGGGDWFTPRTKPTPGNEPGTPDGRRPAVIRPVGRQTADPAAPADGAAAPPASTTDGATDGASTHAPDLERESPDAIPVTAPAPSPAPSTPSPAASSPRPAPTTDPPAPAPAPFASATATPLESRVPAQQPAPVTPPGPAASAPAEEGSPDAVLIRRAMAEVAPVADKVTSYFYALLFVRHPDLRSLFPAAMDTQRDRLLRALLTAAEHIDNTDVLVDYLQNLGRGHRKYGTRAEHYPAVGECLIGALSKYAGEVWSAEMEAAWVRTYTTISQIMIDAAAADELRAPAWWYAEIVTHDLRTPDIAVVTVRPDQPYPFLAGQYTSLETPWWPRIWRHYSFASAPRSDGLLSFHVKAVPAGWVSNALVHRARPGDIVRLGPPAGSMTVDHTTDSGLLCLGGGTGIAPIKALVEDVAEHGERRPVEVFYGARTDHDLYDIDTMLRLQQSHPWLSVRAIIDQQAHQQLPDAVRAYGPWNEYDAYLSGPPGMIRSGVDALRDIGIPSERIRHDSVEELVAAGS comes from the coding sequence ATGGACGCTCCGACCACCACGTCGGCCGACAACGGCACTTCCGGCGGCGGGGGCGACTGGTTCACGCCCCGCACCAAGCCGACGCCGGGTAACGAGCCCGGGACACCGGACGGCCGTCGCCCGGCCGTGATACGCCCGGTGGGCCGGCAGACGGCCGACCCGGCAGCGCCGGCAGACGGCGCAGCGGCTCCACCCGCCTCGACGACCGACGGCGCCACAGACGGCGCGAGCACTCATGCGCCGGACCTGGAGCGCGAATCCCCGGACGCGATACCCGTGACCGCACCCGCCCCCTCGCCCGCACCCTCCACCCCTTCTCCCGCGGCCTCGTCGCCTCGACCCGCGCCCACGACGGACCCACCGGCCCCGGCCCCGGCGCCTTTCGCCTCCGCCACGGCTACTCCCCTCGAGTCGCGCGTACCCGCCCAGCAGCCCGCACCGGTGACACCCCCAGGACCGGCCGCCTCCGCCCCGGCCGAGGAAGGTTCCCCGGACGCCGTCCTCATTCGCCGGGCCATGGCAGAGGTCGCGCCCGTGGCCGACAAGGTCACCTCGTACTTCTACGCCCTGCTCTTCGTCCGCCACCCCGACCTGCGCTCGCTCTTCCCGGCCGCGATGGACACCCAGCGGGACCGGCTGCTCAGAGCACTGCTCACGGCTGCCGAGCACATCGACAACACCGATGTCCTGGTCGACTACCTGCAGAATCTCGGCCGGGGCCACCGGAAGTACGGGACGCGGGCCGAGCACTATCCGGCCGTCGGCGAATGCCTGATCGGCGCGCTGAGCAAGTACGCCGGCGAGGTCTGGTCCGCGGAGATGGAGGCGGCCTGGGTCCGGACGTACACCACGATCTCCCAGATCATGATCGACGCGGCGGCCGCCGACGAACTGCGTGCCCCGGCCTGGTGGTACGCCGAGATCGTCACGCACGACCTCAGGACGCCGGACATCGCGGTCGTCACCGTCCGCCCCGACCAGCCCTACCCTTTCCTCGCCGGGCAGTACACGAGCCTGGAGACCCCCTGGTGGCCCCGGATATGGCGGCACTACTCCTTCGCCTCGGCGCCACGCTCCGACGGCCTGCTGTCGTTCCACGTGAAGGCCGTCCCGGCGGGCTGGGTCTCCAACGCCCTGGTGCACCGCGCCCGACCCGGTGACATCGTCCGGCTCGGCCCGCCCGCCGGTTCCATGACCGTGGACCACACCACCGACAGCGGGCTGCTCTGCCTGGGCGGCGGCACCGGCATAGCGCCCATCAAGGCGCTGGTCGAGGACGTCGCCGAGCACGGGGAACGCCGGCCGGTCGAGGTCTTCTACGGTGCCCGCACCGACCATGACCTGTACGACATCGACACCATGCTCCGCCTTCAGCAGAGCCACCCCTGGCTCTCCGTCCGCGCGATCATCGACCAGCAGGCACACCAGCAGCTTCCGGACGCGGTTCGCGCTTACGGGCCGTGGAACGAGTACGACGCCTACCTGTCGGGCCCTCCCGGGATGATCCGCAGCGGTGTGGACGCCCTCCGGGACATCGGCATCCCGTCGGAGCGCATACGGCATGACTCCGTGGAGGAACTGGTCGCGGCCGGGTCCTGA
- a CDS encoding GNAT family N-acetyltransferase gives MPTPSLASLPIRRLTLRDLAACADLSEDRGWPREEHKWGFLLTAGKGYGIDDPDGGLVSACVVTEYGPQERPSLAAIGMVLVAARHARQGVGRRLTRHVVSSMGTTPLTLHATPNGRPLYEELGFKVTGRAEMVCGRFTPSGPQPTVATRAATAEDLAVILRFDEQAFGTDRTHIVARLPAFADQLRVAEEDGRIIGYAAAWPNMDTHVVGPLIARDTSVAQALIASLAAHTDRPLRTDIDVRHTELLAWAKERGLASVAFNSVMSYGITELPGDWSRRFAPVTVAAG, from the coding sequence GTGCCGACTCCTTCCCTTGCCTCTTTGCCCATCCGCCGTCTGACGCTCCGCGACCTCGCCGCCTGCGCCGACTTGTCCGAGGATCGGGGGTGGCCACGGGAGGAGCACAAGTGGGGCTTCCTCCTCACGGCCGGCAAGGGCTACGGCATCGACGACCCCGACGGCGGCCTCGTGAGCGCCTGTGTCGTCACCGAGTACGGACCGCAGGAGCGTCCCTCCCTCGCGGCGATCGGCATGGTCCTCGTAGCCGCACGACACGCCCGACAGGGAGTGGGACGCCGCCTGACGCGCCACGTCGTCTCCTCTATGGGCACCACACCTCTCACCCTGCATGCCACGCCGAACGGCCGGCCCCTCTACGAGGAACTCGGCTTCAAGGTCACCGGACGGGCGGAGATGGTGTGCGGGCGTTTCACTCCTAGTGGGCCGCAGCCGACGGTCGCCACCCGTGCCGCGACCGCCGAGGATCTCGCCGTGATCCTCCGGTTCGACGAGCAGGCGTTCGGGACCGACCGCACCCACATCGTCGCCCGACTGCCGGCCTTCGCCGACCAGTTGCGTGTGGCGGAGGAGGACGGGCGGATCATCGGATACGCGGCCGCCTGGCCCAACATGGACACCCATGTCGTCGGTCCGCTCATCGCGCGTGACACGTCGGTGGCCCAGGCGCTCATCGCCTCCCTCGCCGCCCACACCGACCGTCCCCTGCGCACCGACATCGACGTACGGCACACCGAACTGCTCGCGTGGGCGAAGGAGCGCGGTCTGGCGTCCGTCGCCTTCAACTCGGTGATGTCGTACGGGATCACCGAGCTGCCCGGGGACTGGAGTCGTCGGTTCGCCCCGGTCACGGTCGCGGCGGGCTAG